From Scomber japonicus isolate fScoJap1 chromosome 22, fScoJap1.pri, whole genome shotgun sequence, one genomic window encodes:
- the LOC128384335 gene encoding uncharacterized protein LOC128384335: MEENQNLDQNTNNLVIKIEELHSTGITTYLQGIDNSNNTVDDSNAPHHWLTIDIKHEKEEEEEQSISQREDLLDFTDQNQYKIKMEENENQGQEHHTDHLVIKREESDSPSATTDIQGIDNSDIKQEKEEEEEQSISQRGDLLDFSQDPEHHTNHPVIKREESDSSSSTTDTQGIDNSDIKQEKEEEQSISQRGDQLDFTDQDQEQDQNQNQNPEHHTNNPIIERGESDSPSATTDTQVSVRVCAILFFAGNILAVQNNYRTYTYRRYQAQTSYVQKS; the protein is encoded by the exons ACTAACAACCTCGTTATTAAAATAGAAGAACTACACTCAACTGGGATCACCACCTATCTACAG GGGATAGATAACTCAAACAACACAGTAGATGACAGTAATGCACCTCATCACTGGCTGACAAttgacataaaacatgaaaaagaagaagaagaagaacagtccATCAGTCAAAGAGAAGACCTGCTGGACTTCACAGACCAGAACCAATACAAGATCAAAATGGAGGAGAACGAGAACCAGGGCCAGGAGCACCACACTGACCACCTCGTTATTAAAAGAGAAGAATCAGACTCACCCTCTGCTACCACCGATATACAG GGGATAGATAACTCCgacataaaacaggaaaaagaggaagaagaagaacagtccATCAGTCAGAGAGGAGACCTGTTGGATTTCAGCCAGGACCCAGAGCACCACACCAACCACCCTGTTATTAAAAGAGAAGAATCAGACTCATCGTCTTCTACCACTGATACACAG GGGATAGATAACTCCgacataaaacaggaaaaagaggaagaacagtCCATCAGTCAGAGAGGAGACCAGCTGGATTTcacagaccaggaccaggagcaggaccagaaccagaaccagaacccagaGCACCACACCAACAACCCCATTATTGAAAGAGGAGAATCAGACTCACCCTCTGCCACCACCGATACACAGGTCAGTGTCAGAGTTTGCGCTATACTTTTTTTTGCCGGTAATATTCTGGCCGTACAGAACAACTACCGGACATATACATATCGTCGCTATCAGGCGCAAACCTCCTATGTCCAAAAATCATGA